A single window of Candidatus Stygibacter australis DNA harbors:
- a CDS encoding ABC transporter permease encodes MIFSIIKTAIRHLYKRKAFSLINILGLAIGMSCCIFILLWVSDELSYDRFHPNFENIYRVAENQKQGDDPFPVGVTPAPLGPAMVESFPEIINSVRIQYGVSGLIKYDDKLFRESDIILTDPSFFEVFNFPLLKGDKSQVLAENSSFVITESIAKKYFGDEDPIGKVLNFNNAIDQTVTGVMADPPANTHLQFDIIAPFKILEQFGADLETSWGSNSYITYVELADKVPYKELNAKIEDFLSEHDPGYYVELHLQPLKDMHLKSNYTADWSGHGSELYVKMFSLIAVFILVIACINFMNLSTAQSPLRAREIGIRKVAGANRSLLIWQFLGESLLIAFLALCIGIVIVEILLPYYNTFTGKEMSLDLTGNWRLLTGIILIALITGFVAGSYPALVLSGFKPVQVLKGKVSSSKGGAIFRKVLVIFQFTLSIALISSTMIIFKQINLIRNIDLGYNKDQIIKINQNTSLRPQFEAFKAELLSNPRIKSLTTSSGRPTDIYNSGYGLSWEGMPDSEDRRHLVHTLNVGPGFFETFDIKIKEGRAFSSEITSDTLNYICNSEVLKIIGKDNPLGIGISYYREEEGELIGIVEDFHFKSLHSKIEPLIISFADKNVHDQIFIRMQTGDMEATLSDIKTLWEKYSDDYPFEYRFLDEYYDRLYKAEFRMSKLFNLFAVLAILISCLGLFGLVSYTTTCRIREIGIRKVMGASVANILVLLSSRFLILVIFSNLLAGALSWYYMTKWLDNFAYRIDAGILNFIYAGLIALGVALITLSWHTLKAANANPIRSLRYE; translated from the coding sequence ATGATATTCAGTATAATCAAGACAGCGATCAGGCATTTATATAAGAGAAAAGCGTTTTCTTTGATCAATATACTGGGACTGGCTATAGGAATGAGCTGCTGTATATTCATATTGCTCTGGGTGAGTGATGAGCTTAGTTATGACAGATTTCATCCTAATTTTGAGAATATCTATCGCGTGGCAGAAAATCAGAAACAGGGAGATGACCCCTTTCCTGTAGGTGTCACTCCTGCTCCCTTAGGTCCTGCAATGGTAGAAAGTTTTCCTGAGATAATTAACAGTGTGCGTATTCAATATGGCGTAAGCGGATTAATAAAATACGATGATAAATTGTTTCGTGAATCAGATATTATTCTTACCGATCCGTCATTTTTTGAGGTATTTAATTTTCCACTGTTGAAAGGTGATAAAAGTCAGGTGCTGGCAGAGAATAGCTCATTTGTGATCACTGAATCCATTGCCAAAAAGTATTTTGGAGACGAAGACCCCATTGGTAAAGTGTTAAATTTTAATAATGCTATCGATCAAACAGTAACTGGTGTGATGGCAGATCCCCCTGCAAACACCCATCTTCAATTCGATATAATAGCTCCATTTAAAATTCTGGAACAGTTTGGTGCTGATCTTGAAACCAGTTGGGGCAGTAATTCATATATTACTTATGTGGAACTGGCAGATAAGGTGCCATATAAGGAATTGAACGCAAAAATTGAGGATTTTCTATCTGAACATGATCCTGGATATTATGTGGAATTGCATTTGCAGCCACTTAAAGACATGCACTTGAAATCTAATTATACTGCAGACTGGAGTGGGCATGGCAGTGAGTTGTACGTTAAGATGTTTTCATTAATTGCTGTATTTATCCTGGTGATCGCCTGCATTAATTTCATGAATTTATCTACTGCCCAGTCACCATTAAGAGCACGCGAGATTGGCATTAGAAAAGTTGCAGGTGCAAATCGCAGTTTGCTTATCTGGCAGTTTTTGGGTGAATCTTTGCTGATAGCGTTCCTGGCACTGTGTATTGGTATTGTCATAGTAGAAATTCTCCTGCCTTATTACAATACTTTTACCGGCAAGGAGATGAGCCTTGATCTTACGGGTAACTGGAGATTATTAACTGGTATTATATTAATTGCTTTGATCACAGGATTTGTAGCTGGCAGTTATCCAGCTCTGGTATTATCAGGATTTAAGCCCGTACAGGTATTAAAAGGCAAAGTAAGCAGCAGTAAAGGTGGAGCGATATTTAGAAAGGTGTTAGTGATCTTTCAGTTCACACTTTCCATAGCTTTGATCTCAAGCACTATGATAATATTTAAGCAGATAAATCTCATACGCAATATTGATCTGGGCTATAATAAAGATCAGATCATTAAAATAAATCAGAATACAAGTTTGAGACCCCAGTTTGAGGCATTTAAAGCAGAATTATTAAGTAACCCCAGGATAAAATCACTTACTACCTCCAGCGGACGACCTACAGATATTTATAACTCCGGGTATGGATTAAGTTGGGAAGGGATGCCGGATTCCGAAGATAGAAGACATCTAGTGCATACTCTTAATGTGGGTCCGGGTTTTTTTGAGACATTTGATATCAAGATCAAAGAAGGCAGAGCTTTTTCTAGTGAAATTACATCTGATACTTTGAATTATATCTGTAATAGTGAAGTGCTTAAGATAATCGGAAAAGATAATCCTCTGGGAATCGGGATATCATATTATCGTGAGGAAGAAGGGGAATTAATCGGAATAGTAGAAGATTTTCATTTTAAATCTTTGCACAGTAAAATAGAACCTTTAATAATCTCATTTGCAGATAAAAATGTACATGATCAGATATTCATCAGGATGCAGACAGGTGATATGGAAGCAACTTTATCTGATATAAAAACATTATGGGAAAAATACAGTGATGATTATCCTTTTGAATACAGGTTCCTGGATGAATATTATGATCGATTATACAAGGCCGAATTCCGGATGAGCAAATTGTTCAACCTGTTTGCTGTCCTGGCAATTCTGATTTCCTGTCTGGGTCTCTTTGGGCTGGTTTCTTATACAACAACCTGCCGGATCAGGGAGATAGGTATCAGAAAAGTAATGGGAGCAAGCGTCGCGAACATTCTGGTGCTGCTATCAAGCAGATTCCTGATATTAGTTATATTCTCAAACCTTCTGGCAGGAGCACTTTCCTGGTATTATATGACGAAATGGTTAGATAATTTTGCTTATAGAATAGATGCCGGGATATTGAATTTTATCTATGCTGGTCTAATTGCTCTGGGGGTTGCCTTGATCACTTTGAGCTGGCATACGCTTAAAGCAGCAAACGCTAATCCCATAAGATCATTAAGGTACGAGTAG
- a CDS encoding ABC transporter permease, which yields MFRNYLLTALRNIRRNKLLTVINVTGLTLCFVCVFLIAVYCLNECCYDKYNKNSQDIYRVIRSYESADGVLRYEGNCPDRIGRDFQLSYPDQVSSVSRLWNYWGLGFNIQYNDVLYQEKNLFYADKGIFDIFDIEVLAGDVSGSFDQPGQVAISETTAKVYFNGEDAVGKSLKVNNGYDLTVCAVISDLPRQSHLHLDFIASFSTLESQPWNRYLGSLDSDFCYVYLLANSGSQELEIAFDSYCQNHIPAEYRDQNKLLLQPLEKIHLDNKLVDEIETGGNRKQLFILRFIAMFLLLITTINYINLSLASSSRRLHEINLYRVNGASRIQIIWQFLIEALIICTFSLLAAMTIIESSLPVISRYVGIYYQNSQIWSLRSVLQLISTGYFISILISIYPAIIISRLSQSEFINFQIVTSKSLIWKKLLVITQLMITTILITSSLVISKQVNFLENFDTNYDKDNLVILPVNNTPIADEKYQAFKDDILSNGKVESVCGMRTIAGMNHISEGFSITEDFSEQSKVPFLLVRDDFPATFGLNIVAGRNFVTGDKGDIDSGVLINEEYAQVLGYEPDEAIGRNLYHQGWGKLTIIGIVKDFNFESLHRDIKPLVIKQIWESRYSSLTDYIAIRTTVNETTKIIPYLEETWEKSAPESAFEFMTLRTGLSGNYENERITGKITVIFTYIAIITASFGLLGLMLLITENRRREIGIRKSLGAGIYSLIMLVITEQLNLTLLAFILAIPAALIFLNQWLANFAYRTSISLESILTAGLVILLICIFTISIQILKASHTNPADILRNE from the coding sequence ATGTTCAGGAATTATCTGTTAACTGCGCTCCGAAATATCAGAAGAAATAAGCTTCTGACGGTGATCAATGTTACAGGTCTCACTCTTTGTTTTGTTTGTGTATTTTTAATCGCCGTTTATTGCCTGAATGAATGCTGTTACGATAAATATAACAAAAATTCACAGGATATCTACAGGGTGATCAGATCCTATGAATCTGCTGATGGGGTGCTCAGATACGAAGGTAATTGTCCTGACAGAATTGGAAGGGATTTCCAGTTGTCATATCCTGATCAGGTTTCATCAGTAAGTAGATTATGGAATTACTGGGGACTGGGTTTTAATATTCAGTATAATGACGTGCTCTATCAGGAGAAGAATCTATTTTATGCCGATAAAGGTATATTTGATATTTTTGATATTGAAGTATTAGCTGGTGATGTTTCAGGATCATTTGATCAACCAGGTCAAGTGGCAATATCGGAAACAACAGCAAAGGTTTATTTCAATGGTGAAGATGCGGTTGGTAAATCGCTGAAAGTCAATAATGGTTATGATCTAACCGTTTGCGCCGTAATAAGTGATCTCCCCCGACAATCGCATCTTCACTTAGATTTTATTGCTTCATTTTCTACGTTGGAAAGTCAACCCTGGAATAGATATTTAGGGTCACTCGATAGTGACTTCTGCTATGTTTACTTATTAGCAAACAGTGGTAGTCAGGAGCTGGAAATAGCTTTTGACAGTTATTGCCAAAACCACATACCAGCAGAATATAGAGATCAGAATAAATTACTGCTTCAGCCTTTAGAAAAGATTCACCTTGATAATAAACTGGTGGATGAAATAGAAACTGGGGGAAACCGGAAGCAGTTATTTATTCTGAGATTCATCGCCATGTTTCTGCTTCTGATCACTACAATAAATTATATAAATCTAAGCCTGGCATCCAGTAGCAGAAGGCTTCATGAAATCAATCTTTATCGGGTAAATGGAGCCAGCAGAATTCAAATTATCTGGCAATTCCTGATTGAAGCTTTAATAATATGTACATTTTCACTCCTGGCAGCAATGACGATCATTGAATCATCATTACCAGTGATCAGCAGATATGTTGGCATATATTATCAAAATTCTCAGATCTGGAGTCTGAGATCAGTTCTGCAGCTTATCAGCACGGGATATTTTATCAGTATTTTAATTAGTATCTATCCAGCTATAATAATCTCTCGGCTGAGTCAGAGTGAGTTCATAAATTTCCAAATAGTAACATCAAAAAGCCTTATCTGGAAGAAATTGCTGGTGATCACTCAGTTGATGATAACAACAATTCTGATCACCAGTTCATTGGTAATCTCCAAACAGGTCAATTTTCTGGAGAATTTTGATACCAATTATGATAAAGATAATCTTGTCATCCTGCCGGTGAATAATACGCCCATAGCAGATGAGAAATATCAGGCATTCAAAGATGATATACTCTCTAATGGTAAAGTTGAGAGTGTTTGTGGAATGCGTACTATAGCGGGTATGAATCATATCAGTGAGGGTTTTTCAATCACAGAAGATTTTTCTGAACAATCAAAAGTACCTTTCCTTCTGGTGAGAGATGATTTTCCGGCAACATTTGGGCTAAATATTGTTGCCGGGCGTAACTTTGTAACTGGAGATAAAGGCGATATAGATTCAGGAGTTTTAATAAATGAAGAATATGCGCAGGTCTTGGGATATGAGCCAGATGAAGCGATAGGCAGAAACCTGTATCATCAAGGTTGGGGCAAATTGACTATCATTGGAATCGTGAAAGATTTCAATTTTGAATCTTTGCACCGCGATATCAAACCTTTGGTGATCAAGCAGATATGGGAAAGCAGGTATTCATCATTAACTGATTATATTGCCATCAGGACTACTGTGAATGAAACAACTAAGATCATCCCCTATTTAGAGGAAACCTGGGAGAAATCCGCTCCGGAAAGCGCTTTTGAGTTTATGACGTTAAGAACTGGTTTGAGTGGAAATTATGAGAATGAAAGAATTACGGGAAAGATCACGGTTATATTTACTTATATTGCCATTATCACAGCAAGTTTTGGTCTTCTGGGTTTGATGCTGTTGATCACAGAAAATCGCAGGCGCGAGATCGGGATCAGAAAATCGCTGGGAGCAGGTATTTATAGTCTGATAATGCTTGTTATCACAGAACAGCTCAATCTTACTCTATTAGCATTTATTTTAGCTATACCGGCTGCCTTGATATTTTTAAACCAATGGCTGGCAAATTTCGCCTACAGAACGTCAATATCGCTTGAATCAATTTTAACTGCAGGTTTAGTGATATTATTGATTTGTATCTTTACGATAAGTATTCAGATATTAAAGGCAAGTCATACAAATCCTGCTGATATTTTACGAAATGAATAG
- a CDS encoding ABC transporter permease — protein sequence MFKNYVKIAIRNILRNKLYSLINILGLTIGITACLLIMLFINYEYSYENMFSKADRIYRVLTIDAALGTNKQRVGITMPPLGTVLTDNFPEIEAATRVSGGRRTLMQIGDEQGIYAEKMRAADTNFFAIFDFKLLKGDIQTALSEPYNLVLTTKMANSLFGDKEVMGKSVKAAGIEMTVTGIMSDLPANTHFTFDALASISTFAALAKAQQPENSTRPIWLEEWQMIAMPTYMLAAPKADLTGLDERITALTREYDVGENFTITLQALNDVHLHSTDVIFDRIANKGDIKNIYIFAIIALLILVIATVNYMNLSTACSLQRSREVGIRKVVGSQISQLRMQFLGESLGITLLSILLAIPLLELTIPFLNSISGSQIIMGGEELQLIGYSMLAICILIGILAGLYPAFVLSRYKPVQVLMGAFKSQDKGVLLRRILVIFQFTLSIAMIGLTVIIQQQMHYISQKDIGYNREQVAVFEMSGRPMYNQADNFSASLREFSGIKSVGSASNIPGRTFSRTGLLPEGSASDDIWIWSRLNIKPDFISALDMQIIEGRNFRSENEDSDENSVLINETAVQQIGWENPIGMMIYRESGDSVGVEVIGVVKDFHFITMHQNIEPVIIYPLLNNPASFIAAKIEKGRINEALEYMETKWQEFFPDYPFSFIFLDDEFNALYSRDQNTGTVVKIFSLLTIFVACLGLLGLSSHSISQRRKEIGIRKVLGATTGEMTRLLLLNFIQWVALANIFAIPLGWYVARQWLKNFAYHIDPGILTFIISGAIAVLIAMIAIIFQTVRTANANPADALKYE from the coding sequence ATGTTCAAAAATTATGTAAAAATTGCTATAAGAAATATTCTAAGAAATAAACTTTATTCTCTTATCAATATATTGGGACTTACTATTGGGATAACTGCCTGTTTACTTATTATGTTATTTATCAATTATGAGTATTCTTATGAAAATATGTTTTCCAAAGCGGACAGGATATATCGCGTACTTACCATTGATGCAGCACTGGGTACAAATAAGCAGAGGGTGGGTATCACAATGCCTCCTTTGGGAACTGTTCTGACGGATAACTTTCCTGAAATTGAAGCTGCTACGCGAGTATCCGGTGGACGCAGAACGTTGATGCAAATCGGAGACGAACAAGGGATTTATGCTGAAAAAATGAGAGCAGCAGACACCAATTTCTTTGCAATATTCGATTTTAAATTATTGAAAGGGGATATTCAAACGGCACTTTCCGAACCTTACAATTTAGTTTTAACCACTAAAATGGCTAATTCATTATTCGGTGATAAAGAGGTGATGGGAAAGTCTGTGAAAGCTGCTGGAATAGAAATGACAGTGACTGGAATAATGTCAGATTTACCGGCTAATACTCATTTCACCTTTGATGCCCTGGCTTCGATTTCAACTTTTGCAGCTCTGGCAAAAGCACAACAACCGGAAAACAGCACCAGACCTATCTGGCTGGAAGAGTGGCAGATGATTGCAATGCCCACTTATATGCTGGCTGCCCCCAAAGCTGATCTAACTGGTCTTGATGAGCGAATTACAGCTTTAACCAGAGAATATGATGTGGGAGAAAATTTCACTATTACCCTGCAGGCTCTCAATGATGTCCATCTTCATTCCACAGACGTTATCTTTGATAGAATCGCTAATAAAGGAGATATTAAAAATATTTACATTTTTGCTATAATTGCTCTTTTGATTTTGGTCATTGCAACAGTGAACTATATGAATCTTTCAACTGCCTGCAGTTTGCAGCGCTCCCGTGAAGTAGGCATCCGAAAAGTTGTGGGATCTCAAATCAGCCAGCTCCGTATGCAGTTTCTGGGTGAATCACTGGGAATCACACTGCTATCGATATTGCTGGCAATCCCTTTACTGGAACTTACAATACCTTTTTTGAACAGTATCTCTGGTTCTCAGATTATCATGGGTGGTGAAGAGTTACAATTGATAGGTTATTCCATGCTGGCGATCTGTATTTTGATCGGTATTCTGGCAGGATTATACCCGGCATTTGTGTTATCCCGCTATAAACCGGTTCAGGTTCTAATGGGGGCATTTAAATCACAGGATAAAGGTGTTTTACTGCGTCGTATATTGGTGATATTTCAGTTCACCCTTTCCATTGCCATGATCGGACTAACGGTGATCATTCAGCAGCAGATGCATTATATCTCACAAAAAGATATTGGATATAATAGAGAGCAGGTTGCTGTTTTCGAAATGTCTGGCAGACCAATGTATAATCAAGCAGATAATTTCAGTGCTTCTCTGCGTGAATTCAGCGGGATCAAAAGTGTTGGATCAGCGAGTAATATACCAGGACGTACTTTTAGCCGAACAGGTCTTCTTCCAGAAGGGTCTGCTTCTGATGATATCTGGATTTGGAGCAGATTAAATATTAAACCTGATTTCATATCAGCACTTGATATGCAGATTATAGAAGGTAGAAACTTCCGGTCTGAAAATGAAGATTCTGATGAAAACAGCGTCCTGATCAACGAGACAGCTGTTCAGCAAATAGGCTGGGAAAATCCAATCGGTATGATGATCTATAGAGAATCTGGTGATTCTGTAGGCGTGGAGGTTATTGGAGTAGTTAAGGATTTTCATTTTATTACAATGCATCAAAACATCGAGCCAGTAATAATTTATCCTCTTTTAAATAATCCCGCAAGCTTTATTGCAGCAAAAATTGAAAAGGGCAGAATAAATGAAGCGTTGGAATATATGGAAACAAAATGGCAGGAATTTTTCCCCGATTATCCATTTAGCTTCATTTTTCTGGATGATGAATTCAATGCCTTATATTCGAGAGACCAGAATACCGGCACAGTTGTGAAAATATTCTCTCTTCTGACCATTTTTGTTGCCTGTCTTGGATTACTGGGACTTTCCAGTCATTCTATCAGTCAGCGCCGCAAAGAGATAGGAATTCGCAAAGTACTTGGTGCCACTACGGGAGAAATGACCCGGCTTCTACTATTAAATTTTATCCAGTGGGTAGCTCTGGCAAATATTTTTGCCATTCCCCTTGGCTGGTATGTAGCCAGGCAGTGGTTAAAGAATTTTGCTTACCATATAGATCCCGGGATCCTCACTTTTATCATTTCAGGAGCCATAGCTGTGCTCATTGCAATGATAGCAATTATATTCCAAACAGTAAGAACTGCAAATGCAAATCCAGCCGATGCTTTGAAATATGAATAG
- a CDS encoding ABC transporter permease, whose product MFKKYFLLALRGISRNRSYSFINILGFALGLYVCIIISLYVLDDLTFDHQFEEPENIYRIVSNDNSKDWISAVTVGPLYGFLEENVPEVVAATRIGRYGVRLLRNDIEQPDSMAIFRRALLTDSDYFRVFRPEIISGEKENPLSDPNAVYLTEATAEAIYGDEDPVGKSIEISFIENGYVAGIVKEPPLNTHMRYGVIITMDPSFNPLWWDSWENLTLTGYVRVQDNIDVKSMEQKIVDVARQNGMTTMFTPVMQPLLEMHLKSSELRYDAFNLNKSDASIPYSLIIIAILVLIVASINFINLSTAKSSNRGKEIGVRKVLGADKFQLSMQFLTESILYTILAMIIALGAVEISLSWLQPFLNKPLEFNIIQNPFTIPFAMLAAIFIGVISGLYPSMVLSSFKPISTLKGEFKSGKKGIVMRRILVIGQFSISIALILAVLVVISQLKYMQKINLGYNKESVLVIRTRDVRIDLESDIFKERVMELPAVSNSARLRQLPGNTLPTAEVYFDYRTDEIGIMTDEIFVDENFIDALDVDLITGRNFIRGSQADSASSILMNETAFKMTGWDNIDGHKIIWVPADGVDVELNVIGVIKDIHLGEAKNVIEPMIIHYNPRSDFLLVRTNDIELAASQIELVSNEFLPERDFDYFPLNDIFMMQFREEDSFAQKIAVFAIIAILIACLGLFALAAFITEKRTREIGIRKVLGSPIWSIVVLLTSDFIKWVLIANLIAWPLAWYAMSAWLQNFAYRTPLNPLLFVVAGFAALIIAIITVGFHTLKAANQNPANIMKYE is encoded by the coding sequence ATGTTTAAGAAATACTTTTTACTTGCATTAAGGGGAATTTCCAGAAACAGGAGTTACTCCTTTATCAATATTCTGGGATTTGCTCTGGGACTTTATGTCTGCATAATCATCAGTCTTTATGTTCTTGATGATCTCACCTTTGATCATCAATTTGAAGAACCGGAGAATATCTATAGAATAGTATCTAATGATAATTCCAAGGACTGGATATCCGCTGTCACAGTGGGACCTTTATATGGGTTTCTGGAAGAAAACGTACCGGAAGTGGTGGCAGCAACGCGGATTGGACGCTATGGTGTACGCCTGCTCAGAAATGATATTGAACAACCAGATTCCATGGCAATTTTCCGTAGAGCATTACTCACCGATAGTGATTATTTCAGGGTATTTCGACCAGAAATTATCAGTGGTGAGAAAGAAAATCCTCTCTCCGATCCTAATGCTGTATATCTTACAGAAGCTACTGCTGAAGCAATATATGGTGATGAAGATCCAGTTGGAAAGAGCATTGAGATCAGTTTTATAGAGAATGGCTATGTGGCTGGAATTGTAAAAGAGCCCCCTTTAAACACTCATATGCGGTACGGTGTAATAATTACAATGGATCCTTCATTTAACCCGCTCTGGTGGGATTCATGGGAAAATCTCACCCTTACAGGATATGTGAGAGTGCAGGATAATATCGACGTTAAATCAATGGAACAAAAAATCGTTGATGTAGCCAGGCAAAATGGGATGACCACTATGTTCACGCCAGTAATGCAGCCATTACTGGAGATGCATCTTAAATCTTCTGAACTGAGGTATGATGCCTTTAATCTGAATAAAAGTGATGCCTCTATCCCTTACAGCCTTATCATCATTGCAATCCTTGTTTTGATAGTTGCCTCCATAAATTTCATCAATCTATCCACAGCAAAATCTTCTAATCGAGGTAAGGAAATAGGTGTCAGAAAGGTTCTTGGTGCTGATAAATTCCAATTATCAATGCAGTTTCTAACAGAATCAATCCTATATACAATTCTGGCAATGATCATAGCTCTGGGAGCCGTAGAAATCTCCTTATCATGGCTACAGCCATTCTTAAACAAACCTCTTGAATTTAACATCATCCAGAATCCATTCACTATTCCTTTTGCAATGTTAGCAGCGATCTTTATTGGTGTAATTTCTGGTTTATATCCCTCAATGGTGTTATCATCATTTAAGCCTATCAGTACTCTCAAAGGTGAATTTAAATCCGGTAAGAAGGGTATTGTCATGCGCCGGATTCTGGTTATCGGGCAATTTTCGATTTCTATTGCTTTAATCCTGGCAGTGCTCGTAGTTATTAGTCAATTAAAATATATGCAGAAAATCAATCTTGGTTATAATAAGGAAAGTGTTCTGGTAATCAGGACCCGGGACGTGAGAATTGATTTGGAATCAGATATATTCAAAGAGAGAGTGATGGAACTACCAGCAGTAAGCAATTCTGCCAGACTGCGTCAGCTGCCTGGTAACACATTACCTACTGCTGAGGTATATTTTGATTATCGCACAGATGAAATTGGCATAATGACTGATGAGATATTTGTTGATGAGAATTTCATTGATGCGCTTGACGTGGATTTGATCACAGGTAGAAATTTTATCAGAGGATCTCAAGCTGACTCAGCATCTTCAATATTGATGAATGAAACTGCCTTTAAAATGACGGGCTGGGATAATATTGATGGTCATAAAATAATCTGGGTTCCCGCTGATGGTGTAGATGTGGAACTTAATGTAATTGGTGTGATCAAAGACATTCATCTTGGAGAAGCAAAAAATGTGATCGAACCCATGATCATTCATTATAACCCGCGAAGTGATTTCCTGTTGGTTCGCACAAATGACATTGAACTGGCAGCCTCTCAAATTGAATTAGTGTCCAATGAGTTTTTACCGGAACGTGATTTTGATTACTTCCCGCTTAATGATATATTTATGATGCAATTCAGGGAAGAAGACAGCTTTGCGCAGAAGATAGCAGTTTTTGCTATTATCGCAATTTTGATCGCCTGTCTGGGATTATTTGCCCTGGCAGCATTCATCACAGAAAAAAGAACCCGTGAAATTGGAATACGTAAGGTGCTTGGCTCTCCCATCTGGTCTATAGTTGTATTATTAACCAGTGATTTTATAAAATGGGTGCTGATCGCAAATCTGATCGCCTGGCCCCTTGCCTGGTATGCTATGAGTGCCTGGCTGCAGAATTTTGCCTATAGAACGCCATTGAATCCCCTCTTATTTGTTGTCGCGGGTTTCGCAGCGTTGATCATTGCCATTATAACTGTAGGTTTTCATACTCTCAAAGCAGCAAACCAGAATCCAGCGAATATAATGAAATATGAATAG
- a CDS encoding ABC transporter ATP-binding protein, producing the protein MQKVFKYYVNKYRREYILRDIDLEVKQGEFITVMGPSGAGKSTLLYLLGMLESIDEGEYLYKDIPIHSYNDKKRTEIHKHEIGFVFQQYHLIDELTVYENIEIPLLYQKVKSAERKSLVCDILDKFNIVAKKDLFPNQLSGGQQQLVGICRAIIGKPDLLLADEPTGNLNSEQGLEIMEALKKMNQQGTTIIQVTHSREKAAFGDRIINLLDGMIQPD; encoded by the coding sequence ATGCAGAAAGTTTTTAAATACTACGTTAATAAATACCGGCGTGAGTATATCCTCAGGGATATAGACCTGGAAGTGAAGCAGGGAGAATTTATAACTGTGATGGGACCATCCGGGGCAGGAAAATCTACTTTGCTTTACCTTTTGGGAATGCTGGAATCTATTGATGAAGGTGAATACCTCTATAAGGATATTCCCATCCATTCCTACAATGACAAAAAACGTACAGAGATCCATAAACACGAAATTGGCTTTGTATTTCAGCAATATCATCTGATAGACGAGCTCACAGTTTATGAAAATATTGAAATTCCCCTCTTGTACCAAAAAGTGAAATCCGCTGAACGAAAAAGCCTGGTCTGTGATATCCTTGATAAATTCAATATTGTTGCTAAAAAAGACCTTTTCCCCAATCAGCTTTCTGGAGGACAGCAGCAATTGGTGGGTATCTGCCGGGCTATTATCGGGAAACCAGACCTGCTGCTGGCTGATGAACCTACCGGAAATCTCAATTCTGAGCAGGGTCTGGAAATTATGGAAGCATTAAAGAAGATGAACCAGCAAGGGACGACTATCATTCAAGTCACACATTCCCGTGAGAAAGCTGCTTTTGGTGATAGGATCATTAACCTTCTGGATGGCATGATCCAGCCAGATTAA